The following are encoded in a window of Penaeus monodon isolate SGIC_2016 chromosome 9, NSTDA_Pmon_1, whole genome shotgun sequence genomic DNA:
- the LOC119577220 gene encoding uncharacterized protein LOC119577220 encodes MDITTQAKQWLSGITPVKKAKLFFLCTHANTPSCMRTQDVEATQLILASAVALRNFTKIDGYLEDKAKAFSRHTVIKKTISESDYECLSFFSSCKYLDVVPSFLDLEKVSSIQDKFEMMDEERDYRFLLNSADLVLEKVCDSLKPTGVAQIWTALRKDTNLVEGVHTIEIIGFYVDLKPIGMKECLFFFIVRHLQMLNAINRVSTKRLERLIAECKENSACEEGNTLASIIQGLRCYPVEWYPFGFCLILSVHSNRDGAIAEINKVLAVSKHLGMVSHQELDPKKETIENMKSELMKPKYRFYSSFTCWFMSHGDEKSMELADKNTIEREDFLKTFSNIDSFQLKPKVFFMVSCLGKKMFKLAVDDNESLDTTGDLFAISSAGLRDRMLDVPDKGRNISHTQPMMDTLVAYSTMPDNLSGRETTHGMYSLLLLFLYSFFMFTLTSMWKIMYTHSNIHVCE; translated from the exons ATGGACATCACAACCCAGGCGAAGCAATGGCTATCAGGCATCACTCCTGTGAAGAaggcaaaactgtttttcttaTGTACCCATGCTAACACTCCCAGTTGTATGAGGACCCAGGATGTCGAGGCAACCCAATTAATATTGGCAAGTGCTGTCGCCCTTCGAAATTTCACCAAAATAGATGGTTATCTGGAGGATAAGGCAAAGGCGTTTTCTCGTCATACTGTGATTAAAAAAACAATCTCAGAGTCAGATTATGAATGTCTGAGTTTCTTCTCCTCTTGCAAATATTTGGATGTTGTCCCTTCTTTTCTTGATTTGGAGAAAGTATCTTCTATTCAAGACAAATTTGAAATGATGGACGAGGAGCGAGACTATCGCTTCCTGCTGAATTCAGCCGACCTTGTGCTAGAAAAGGTCTGTGACTCACTGAAGCCAACAGGAGTGGCTCAGATTTGGACAGCTCTGAGAAAAGATACGAATCTTGTCGAAGGTGTGCATACCATAGAGATTATTGGTTTCTATGTCGACCTAAAACCAATAGGGATGAAAGAATGCTTATTCTTCTTCATAGTTCGTCATTTGCAAATGCTAAATGCCATCAACAGAGTGAGTACAAAAAGACTGGAGCGTCTCATAGCGGAATGTAAGGAAAACTCAGCCTGTGAAGAGGGGAACACACTTGCTTCTATTATACAGGGCCTGCGTTGCTACCCAGTGGAGTGGTATCCTTTTGGCTTCTGTCTCATACTGTCTGTTCACAGCAACCGGGATGGAGCGATCGCAGAAATCAATAAAGTGTTAGCTGTCTCCAAGCATCTAGGCATGGTATCGCACCAAGAACTGGATCCAAAGAAAGAGACAATCGAAAACATGAAAAGTGAGTTGATGAAGCCTAAATATCGGTTCTACAGTTCCTTCACTTGCTGGTTCATGTCTCATGGGGATGAAAAGTCCATGGAGCTCGCTGACAAGAATACTATTGAAAGAGAAGATTTTCTCAAAACGTTCTCCAACATAGATTCTTTCCAACTGAAGCCAAAAGTATTCTTCATGGTGTCATgccttggaaaaaaaatgttcaaactTGCAG TTGATGACAATGAGAGCCTTGATACAACAGGGGATCTCTTTGCTATTAGCAGCGCCGGACTCAGGGATAGAATGCTTGACGTACCCGACAAAGGGCGCAACATTTCTCACACACAGCCCATGATGGACACGCTTGTGGCCTACTCAACAATGCCCGACAACCTCTCTGGGCGGGAAACCACTCACGGTATGTATTCACTACTGCTCCTTTTTCTTTACTCATTTTTCATGTTTACTCTAACTAGTATGTGGAAGATAATGTACACACATTCGAATATACATGTGTGCGAATAG